A window of the Cucurbita pepo subsp. pepo cultivar mu-cu-16 chromosome LG01, ASM280686v2, whole genome shotgun sequence genome harbors these coding sequences:
- the LOC111799921 gene encoding uncharacterized protein LOC111799921 isoform X1, protein MATVLDSLALPSSSVLASTTFSGRRTSLALPRYRALKVGHSFTSHSIKSARSNARFTHRSGRVVCEGQETSSIVPSASEATWQSQVIESGLPVLVEFWAPWCGPCRMIHPVVDELSEEYAGKFKFYKVNTDEEAGIASQCAIRSIPTAIIFKNGEKKEAIIGAVPKTTLTDIMDKFL, encoded by the exons ATGGCTACGGTTCTCGATTCCCTCGCTCTTCCCTCTTCCTCCGTCTTGGCTTCCACCACCTTCTCCGGCCGTCGGACCTCCCTCGCGCTTCCGCGCTACAGAGCATTGAAGGTCGGACACAGCTTCACTTCTCATTCTATAAAATCTGCGAGATCGAATGCCAGATTTACTCATCGTTCTGGCAGAGTCGTCTGCGAAGGTCAGGAAACTTCTTCCATAG TACCTTCTGCTTCAGAAGCTACTTGGCAGTCACAGGTTATTGAATCTGGTTTACCGGTTCTAGTTGAATTCTGGGCTCCATGGTGCGGTCCTTGCCGAATGATTCATCCGGTTGTTGATGAACTATCCGAGGAGTATGCAggaaagtttaaattttacaagGTAAATACTGATGAGGAAGCTGGGATTGCATCCCAATGTGCTATCAGAAGCATCCCCACTGCCATTATCTTCAAAAATGGTGAGAAGAAGGAGGCAATAATTGGTGCAGTTCCCAAAACAACTCTGACTGATATCATGGACAAATTCTTGTAG
- the LOC111799921 gene encoding uncharacterized protein LOC111799921 isoform X2 yields the protein MATVLDSLALPSSSVLASTTFSGRRTSLALPRYRALKVGHSFTSHSIKSARSNARFTHRSGRVVCEVPSASEATWQSQVIESGLPVLVEFWAPWCGPCRMIHPVVDELSEEYAGKFKFYKVNTDEEAGIASQCAIRSIPTAIIFKNGEKKEAIIGAVPKTTLTDIMDKFL from the exons ATGGCTACGGTTCTCGATTCCCTCGCTCTTCCCTCTTCCTCCGTCTTGGCTTCCACCACCTTCTCCGGCCGTCGGACCTCCCTCGCGCTTCCGCGCTACAGAGCATTGAAGGTCGGACACAGCTTCACTTCTCATTCTATAAAATCTGCGAGATCGAATGCCAGATTTACTCATCGTTCTGGCAGAGTCGTCTGCGAAG TACCTTCTGCTTCAGAAGCTACTTGGCAGTCACAGGTTATTGAATCTGGTTTACCGGTTCTAGTTGAATTCTGGGCTCCATGGTGCGGTCCTTGCCGAATGATTCATCCGGTTGTTGATGAACTATCCGAGGAGTATGCAggaaagtttaaattttacaagGTAAATACTGATGAGGAAGCTGGGATTGCATCCCAATGTGCTATCAGAAGCATCCCCACTGCCATTATCTTCAAAAATGGTGAGAAGAAGGAGGCAATAATTGGTGCAGTTCCCAAAACAACTCTGACTGATATCATGGACAAATTCTTGTAG
- the LOC111799913 gene encoding expansin-A12 has protein sequence MMVAMVYGNGGFVWVLYALFFMVVGGSFVHGDGGAWLHAHATFYGADQNPTSLGGACGYDNTFHAGFGINTAAVSGALFRGGEACGACFLVICNYNVDPKWCLRRRAVAITATNFCPSNNNGGWCDPPRAHFDMSSPAFLTIARQGNEGIVPVLYKRVSCRRKGGVRFTLRGQSNFNMVMISNVGGSGDVKAAWVKGSRTRTWMPMHRNWGANWQANVDLRNQRMSFKVTLIDGRTLEFVNVVPSSWRFGQTFSSMIQFS, from the exons ATGATGGTAGCCATGGTTTATGGGAATGGTGGGTTTGTTTGGGTTTTGTATGCGTTGTTTTTCATGGTGGTCGGTGGGTCCTTCGTCCATGGGGACGGTGGTGCTTGGCTTCATGCTCATGCAACTTTCTATGGAGCTGATCAAAACCCTACTAGCCTTG GAGGAGCATGTGGTTACGACAATACATTTCATGCCGGATTTGGAATAAACACGGCGGCGGTGAGCGGCGCACTTTTCAGAGGAGGAGAGGCTTGCGGCGCTTGCTTCCTAGTAATTTGCAACTACAACGTGGACCCCAAGTGGTGTCTCCGCCGCCGCGCCGTCGCCATCACCGCCACAAACTTCTGCCCCTCCAATAACAACGGGGGCTGGTGCGACCCACCTCGCGCGCACTTCGACATGTCGTCACCTGCCTTTCTTACCATTGCTCGGCAAGGCAACGAAGGGATCGTCCCTGTCCTTTACAAGAG GGTAAGTTGTAGAAGGAAGGGAGGAGTTCGATTCACTTTGAGAGGacaatcaaacttcaataTGGTGATGATATCGAACGTCGGTGGCAGTGGCGACGTGAAGGCTGCATGGGTTAAAGGGTCAAGGACGAGGACGTGGATGCCCATGCATCGTAATTGGGGGGCAAACTGGCAAGCCAATGTCGACCTTCGAAACCAAAGAATGTCGTTTAAGGTTACTCTAATAGATGGGAGGACATTGGAGTTTGTCAATGTGGTTCCTTCCTCTTGGAGGTTTGGACAGACGTTTTCTTCCATGATTCAGTTTTCTTAG
- the LOC111805239 gene encoding pentatricopeptide repeat-containing protein At4g21705, mitochondrial-like: MKKLFILFQTLEVALKTVETRFYFLFFLKLEVSGAPALAAALAMFKILRSFSSGFTRTARTETDAFCFVALRLYSARRTCNRRNLFARISPLGSPELSVVPILDQWIQEGRMIKDFEMRRIVRDLRNCRRYGQALEVSEWMRSKGLFSFTTRDFAVQLDLIGRVQGLDSAEKYFSSVSNQEEIGKLYGALLNCYVREGLVDKALSHMQKMKEMGFASSPLCYNDIMCLYLNTGQVDKVPNVLSEMKENGVLPDNYSYRICISSYGARSDLIGMLKVLREMESQTHISMDWTTYSMVANFFIKAGMHEQAMSYLRKCEDKVNQDALGFNHLISLYTSLGRKDEVMRLWALQKKCKKQVNRDYITMLGCLVKLEFLEEAEKLVKEWESSCECYDFRVPNVLLIGYSQRGLIERAEKMLQNIISDGRIPPPNSWGIIAAGYLEKQNPERAFKCMKEAVAVQEQNKGWRPKPSVLSSILRWLSENGRYEELKEFLSSLKTVPSMDGKLSNAFDELLETLKNNDETTADALKKSQPCLAQVD; the protein is encoded by the exons ATGAAA AAACtatttattctatttcaaACGCTGGAGGTGGCGCTCAAAACTGTCGAAACTcgattttatttcctttttttcctgAAATTGGAGGTTTCCGGAGCTCCGGCCTTGGCGGCGGCATTGGCAATGttcaaaatcttgaggagCTTTTCTTCAGGTTTCACGAGAACGGCAAGAACGGAGACAGATGCATTCTGTTTTGTAGCGTTGAGATTATACAGCGCGAGACGAACCTGCAACCGAAGAAACCTCTTCGCCAGGATCAGTCCTCTCGGTTCTCCTGAGCTTAGTGTAGTTCCGATTCTTGATCAGTGGATTCAGGAAGGCAGGATGATCAAGGACTTTGAGATGCGGAGAATCGTTCGCGACCTTCGTAATTGCCGGCGGTATGGCCAAGCCCTTGAG GTGTCTGAATGGATGCGTAGCAAGGGACTTTTTTCCTTTACAACTAGAGACTTTGCTGTACAGCTTGATCTGATCGGCCGAGTTCAGGGGCTCGATTCTGCAGAGAAGTATTTCAGCAGTGTTTCTAACCAAGAGGAAATTGGTAAACTCTATGGTGCTCTTCTAAATTGTTATGTCAGGGAAGGCCTTGTAGATAAGGCCCTTTCCCATATGCAGAAGATGAAAGAGATGGGTTTTGCTTCCTCTCCCCTCTGCTACAATGATATAATGTGTCTATATTTGAACACTGGCCAGGTCGATAAAGTTCCGAATGTACTTTCTGAAATGAAGGAGAATGGTGTTCTTCCTGACAATTATAGCTATAGAATTTGCATCAGTTCTTATGGAGCTAGGTCTGATCTAATCGGTATGCTGAAGGTTTTGAGAGAAATGGAGAGTCAAACTCACATATCTATGGACTGGACTACTTATTCAATGGTTGCCAATTTTTTCATAAAGGCTGGTATGCACGAGCAAGCAATGAGTTACCTTCGGAAATGCGAGGACAAGGTCAACCAAGACGCTCTCGGCTTCAATCACCTCATTTCACTTTACACCAGTCTGGGACGTAAAGACGAAGTAATGAGACTGTGGGCTCTCCAAAAGAAGTGCAAGAAGCAAGTCAATAGGGATTATATAACCATGTTGGGTTGTTTGGTTAAGCTTGAGTTTCTTGAGGAAGCTGAGAAATTGGTCAAGGAATGGGAGTCATCTTGCGAGTGTTATGATTTTCGAGTTCCGAATGTTCTTCTCATCGGATACTCGCAAAGGGGGCTAATTGAAAGAGCAGAAAAGATGCTTCAAAACATCATCAGTGATGGGAGGATCCCACCACCCAATAGTTGGGGCATTATTGCAGCAGGGTACTTGGAGAAGCAGAACCCGGAGAGAGCTTTCAAGTGCATGAAGGAAGCTGTAGCTGTACAAGAGCAAAACAAAGGGTGGAGGCCCAAACCTAGCGTCTTATCAAGCATACTGCGATGGCTAtctgaaaatggaagatatgagGAGCTGAAAGAGTTTCTGAGCTCATTGAAGACTGTTCCTTCCATGGACGGAAAACTAAGTAATGCCTTCGATGAGCTTCTGGAAACCTTAAAAAACAATGATGAAACAACGGCCGATGCTCTTAAGAAATCACAACCTTGTTTAGCTCAGGTAGATTAA
- the LOC111779941 gene encoding vicilin-like seed storage protein At2g18540 yields the protein MARDRNGELSNKRGSSDNDEDSGGGVGGVGGEDNEAPSKRNSGRSSDVEEGRKRSKSRRKSRDSSDSDEKHDRKRGKSSVRKGKSRRRYSSSEEDSDSEDAESESSESDSDSEHSDAESASNSSGSEGESEEERRRRKRKERRRRREKEERERKRRRKEKEKKRRRKEKEEEKRRKEKKKKEKKERGKKGAVTNSWGKYGIIKETDMWNKRPEFTAWLAEIKKVNLESLANWEEKQMFKEFMEDHNTATFPSKKYYNLDAYYQHKMLKDMKKGHKKILAGERTVFDDEEQRRQELLVEREKHKEEQVEALKRSMQTGMAQAMKEQARLREEMAYQYKLGNFEAAAAIQRRLDPDVAL from the exons ATGGCCAGAGATCGAAATGGTGAGCTATCTAATAAGAGAGGAAGTTCCGACAACGACGAGGACAGCGGAGGAGGAGTAGGAGGAGTAGGAGGAGAAGACAACGAGGCTCCGTCGAAGAGAAATTCTGGCAGGAGTTCCGATGTGGAAGAAGGGCGAAAACGCAgcaaatcaagaagaaaatCGCGGGACAGTTCGGATTCCGACGAAAAACATGACAGGAAACGCGGGAAGAGTTCGGTAAGAAAGGGCAAGTCCCGCAGACGATACAGTAGTAGTGAGGAGGATTCTGATTCCGAGGATGCGGAATCTGAAAGCTCGGAGTCTGATTCGGATTCGGAGCACTCCGACGCGGAATCAGCGTCTAATAGTTCGGGTTCGGAAGGCGAGAGCGAGgaggagaggaggaggaggaagaggaaggaaaggaggagaagaagagaaaaggaggagagagagcggaagaggaggagaaaagagaaggagaagaagagaaggagaaaagagaaggaggaagagaaacgaaggaaggaaaagaaaaagaaggagaagaaggaacGGGGAAAGAAGGGGGCTGTGACGAATTCGTGGGGAAAATACGGGATTATCAAAGAAACTGATATGTG GAACAAGCGACCAGAGTTCACTGCATGGCTGGCTGAAATTAAAAAG GTGAACTTGGAAAGTCTAGCTAATTGGGAAGAGAAGCAGATGTTTAAGGA ATTCATGGAGGACCATAACACGGCCACTTTCCCATCTAAAAA GTACTACAATCTTGATGCCTATTACCAGCATAAAATGCTAAAAGATATGAAGAAAGGCCACAAAAAGATTTTGGCTGGGGAACGCACAGTGtttgatgatgaagaacagaggag GCAAGAACTACTCGTGGAACGTGAAAAACACAAGGAGGAACAAGTGGAAGCCCTAAAGCGCTCGATGCAGACTGGAATG GCACAAGCAATGAAAGAACAAGCTCGACTGAGGGAGGAGATGGCTTACCAGTATAAGCTTGGAAACTTCGAG GCTGCAGCTGCCATCCAGCGAAGATTGGACCCAGATGTTGCCCTGTAA
- the LOC111800616 gene encoding uncharacterized protein LOC111800616: MGGRGVIGDKWSMRVLWVCALGSAIGLYMVAQERQLQNRQRMLAESLKDVESGGCGESV, translated from the exons ATGGGAGGCAGAGGAGTTATTGGTGATAAATGGTCCATGAGGGTTCTTTGGGTCTGTGCCCTCGGGAGTGCGATCG GTTTGTATATGGTTGCTCAAGAAAGACAATTACAGAACAGGCAAAGAATGTTGGCTGAGAGTCTGAAAGATGTGGAATCAGGAGGCTGTGGGGAAAGTGTTTAG
- the LOC111800609 gene encoding uncharacterized protein LOC111800609, whose protein sequence is MASKLLLFTVFLFDIIAFGLAIAAEQRRSIAKIVEDTDAKRNYCVYDSDISTGLGVGAFLFLMASQILIMLASRCFCCGKPLSPGGSRACALLLFIACWVFFLIAEICLLAGSARNAYHTKYRTLLTDTPPSCQMLRRGVFAAGAAFTFFTSIVSQFYYVCYSRARENFQSYNKDANIGMSTYK, encoded by the exons ATGGCGTCTAAGCTACTTCTTTTCACCGTCTTTCTCTTTGATATCATCGCTTTTGGCTTAGCCATTGCAGCTGAGCAAAGGCGAAGCATT GCGAAGATAGTTGAAGACACAGATGCAAAAAGAAACTACTGTGTGTATGACTCAGACATTTCAACTGGATTAGGAGTTGGAGCATTTCTCTTCCTTATGGCTAGCCAGATCCTCATAATGCTGGCTAGCCGCTGCTTCTGCTGTGGTAAGCCTCTGAGTCCCGGTGGTTCAAGGGCTTGTGCCCTCCTTCTTTTCATAGCCTGCTG GGTGTTTTTCTTAATCGCCGAGATATGCTTGCTGGCCGGTTCGGCTAGGAATGCATACCACACCAAGTACAGAACACTGCTTACTGATACTCCTCCCTCTTGCCAAATGTTGAGAAGAGGAGTGTTTGCTGCAGGAGCAGCTTTCACTTTCTTCACTTCCATTGTTTCTCAGTTTTACTACGTCTGCTACTCGAGGGCTCGAGAGAACTTCCAATCTTATAACAAAGACGCCAACATTGGCATGAGTACCTACAAATGA
- the LOC111800600 gene encoding TMV resistance protein N-like yields the protein MNRVAAVAKITPRLFLAQLGSKQLQRGIAKPCDVFINHRGVDTKKTVAALLYDRLIRGNFRPFLDYRNLKPGEKLFDELHGAIRQCKVGVAVFSPRYCESYFCLHELAMIIESNKKVIPIFCDVNPSQLGIKEEDGYETEDLRRFNWALEQAKQLEGIKFNSSKQTLSDIVTRASNIVITSLVEMDGRDEQ from the exons ATGAACCGTGTGGCTGCTGTCGCGAAAATCACGCCGAGACTGTTTCTAGCTCAGCTGGGGAGCAAGCAATTGCAGAGGGGTATTGCCAAACCCTGCGATGTGTTCATAAACCACAGGGGCGTCGACACCAAGAAGACAGTGGCGGCGTTGCTGTACGACAGGCTCATCCGAGGCAACTTCCGACCGTTTCTTGATTACAGAAATTTGAAGCCAGGGGAGAAGCTGTTCGACGAACTCCACGGCGCCATTAGACAGTGTAAAGTGGGCGTGGCTGTGTTTTCGCCTCGGTATTGCGAGTCTTATTTCTGTCTTCACGAGTTAGCTATGATCATCGAGTCCAACAAGAAG GTGATTCCTATATTTTGTGATGTAAACCCATCTCAGCTTGGGATAAAGGAGGAGGATGGGTACGAAACAGAGGATCTGAGAAGGTTCAATTGGGCTCTTGAACAAGCCAAACAGTTGGAGggaatcaaatttaattcctCAAAACA GACCCTATCAGACATTGTGACAAGGGCTTCAAATATTGTGATCACTAGTTTGGTTGAGATGGACGGTAGGGATGAACAGTAG
- the LOC111800590 gene encoding NAC domain-containing protein 72-like: MDPLAQLSLPAGFRFFPTDEELLVHYLCRKVAGHHFSLPLIAEVDLYKFDPWALPEKALFGEKEWYFFSPRDRKYPNGSRPNRVAGSGYWKATGTDKIISSEGKSVGIKKALVFYVGKAPKGTKTNWIMHEYRLIASSRKTGSSKLDDWVLCRIYKKNSSSQKPTGSISSTEYGNVSPSSSSSSHIDEVIKGLPEIRDDSFAYPKATLQQNDINKFNFEIPGDSIISDWASLAGLYSVPELAPMDPPQPGTFNYNNNSADLYVPSITAPFCQVDYLPQQRDCTRTYGFSE; encoded by the exons ATGGATCCACTGGCGCAGCTGAGTTTGCCGGCGGGTTTCAGATTTTTTCCGACCGACGAGGAGCTTTTAGTTCATTATCTTTGCCGGAAAGTAGCCGGCCACCATTTCAGCTTGCCGCTCATCGCTGAGGTTGACTTGTACAAATTCGACCCATGGGCTCTACCCG AGAAAGCTTTATTCGGGGAAAAAGAATGGTACTTTTTCAGCCCCAGAGACCGGAAGTATCCCAACGGATCTCGCCCCAATCGGGTTGCGGGTTCGGGTTACTGGAAGGCGACCGGAACGGACAAAATAATCTCGTCGGAAGGGAAGAGCGTGGGCATAAAGAAGGCACTGGTGTTCTACGTCGGAAAAGCTCCGAAgggaacaaaaacaaattggaTTATGCACGAGTATCGCCTTATAGCCTCTTCCCGGAAAACTGGAAGCTCCAAG CTGGACGATTGGGTTTTATGTCGGATTTATAAGAAGAATTCGAGTAGTCAGAAGCCGACGGGAAGTATTTCAAGCACAGAATACGGCAACGTGTCGCCGTCGTCATCGTCGTCGTCCCACATCGACGAGGTCATCAAAGGTCTTCCGGAAATCAGGGATGATAGTTTCGCGTATCCAAAAGCAACATTACAACAAAACGACATTAACAAATTCAACTTCGAAATACCAGGGGACTCCATAATCTCCGATTGGGCGAGTCTGGCCGGGCTATACTCAGTGCCGGAACTCGCTCCAATGGATCCTCCACAGCCGGGAACTTTCAATTACAACAATAACAGCGCCGATCTGTACGTTCCTTCAATTACAGCGCCGTTTTGCCAGGTCGATTACTTGCCGCAACAGCGTGACTGTACTCGCACATACGGCTTCAGCGAATGA
- the LOC111800585 gene encoding NAC transcription factor 56-like, translating into MESIDSLAGPPQPNLPPGFRFHPTDEELVVHYLKKKANSAPLPVAIIAEVDLYKFDPWELPAKASFGEQEWYFFTPRERKYPNGARPNRAATSGYWKATGTDKPVLASGGSNQKVGVKKALVFYGGKPPKGIKTSWIMHEYRLADNKPNINKPPGYDFPNKNSLKLDDWVLCRIYKKNSSHKGGMDEEREDSLAEMMMGSIPQSSMRLNHEYPKLGMNYHHTTFLQNDPNMVRGIMGANNNDAAGLDINNAANSKQAPNSLFWATEEQEEDHSGISSNKRLHFDNSTSGGASTSFTRTTHSIIDSNPQNSTLLTNLPHQTPPPPSNNHHRHTLFASLPDGLFRPAYQIPDANWYA; encoded by the exons ATGGAAAGCATCGACTCGTTGGCCGGTCCCCCGCAGCCGAACTTACCGCCGGGGTTCCGATTTCACCCCACCGACGAGGAGCTCGTCGTTCACTACCTCAAGAAGAAAGCCAATTCTGCCCCGTTGCCGGTCGCCATAATCGCCGAGGTCGATCTCTACAAGTTCGATCCATGGGAGCTTCCGG CCAAGGCTAGTTTTGGAGAACAGGAATGGTATTTCTTCACACCAAGGGAGAGGAAGTATCCGAACGGAGCGCGGCCGAATCGAGCAGCAACGTCGGGGTACTGGAAGGCGACGGGGACGGATAAGCCGGTGTTGGCCTCGGGTGGAAGCAATCAGAAAGTTGGAGTGAAGAAGGCGTTGGTGTTCTATGGGGGAAAGCCACCTAAAGGGATCAAGACCAGTTGGATTATGCATGAATATAGGTTGGCTGATAACAAACCCAATATCAACAAGCCTCCTGGCTATGATTTCCCCAACAAGAACTCCTTGAAg CTTGATGATTGGGTGTTATGCCGAATTTACAAGAAGAACAGCTCGCATAAGGGGGGAATGGATGAGGAGAGGGAAGATTCATTGGCTGAGATGATGATGGGATCAATACCCCAATCATCCATGAGGCTCAATCATGAATACCCAAAATTGGGAATGAATTACCACCACACCACATTCCTTCAAAATGATCCAAATATGGTTCGAGGAATTATGGGTGCCAACAACAATGATGCAGCAGGACTGGACATTAACAACGCAGCCAATTCAAAACAGGCACCCAATTCCTTGTTCTGGGCCACGGAAGAACAAGAGGAAGATCACTCAGGTATTTCTTCCAATAAAAGATTGCATTTTGACAACTCCACTTCCGGGGGTGCTTCTACTTCTTTTACAAGGACTACTCATAGTATTATTGACAGCAATCCCCAAAACTCTACCCTGCTCACCAACCTCCCTCATCAAACTCCCCCGCCGCCTTCCAACAACCACCACCGCCACACTCTCTTTGCCTCCCTACCCGATGGCCTCTTTCGACCCGCATACCAAATCCCGGATGCAAATTGGTACGCCTAG